The Deltaproteobacteria bacterium genome has a segment encoding these proteins:
- a CDS encoding glycosyltransferase family 2 protein, translated as MLFGKRIVVVLPAYNAELTLRQTHAEIPRAYIDDVLLVDDGSSDRTVEVARSLGIPTIVHAKNLGYGGNQKTCYRAALECGADVVVMLHPDYQYTPKLLVAMASLVAVGQYDVVLGSRVLSDGALVGGMPRYKYVANRVLTFFQNVLLGKKLSEYHTGYRAFSRRVLETLPLLENSDDFVFDNQMLAQIAYFGFSIGEVSCPAKYFAEASSIDFRRSTIYGIGVLRTSLQFRLAKCGMGRARIFAPDGARLAPRMPAPSTAARD; from the coding sequence ATGCTCTTCGGCAAGCGCATCGTCGTGGTGTTGCCGGCGTATAACGCCGAGCTCACCCTCCGGCAAACCCATGCCGAGATCCCGCGCGCCTACATCGACGACGTCCTCCTCGTCGACGACGGGAGCTCCGACCGCACCGTCGAGGTCGCGCGCTCACTCGGCATCCCGACGATCGTGCACGCGAAGAACCTCGGGTACGGGGGCAATCAGAAGACCTGCTATCGCGCCGCGCTCGAGTGCGGCGCGGACGTGGTGGTGATGCTGCACCCCGATTACCAGTACACCCCGAAGCTGCTGGTCGCGATGGCGTCGCTCGTCGCGGTCGGCCAGTACGACGTCGTGCTCGGCTCGCGCGTGCTGTCGGACGGGGCGCTCGTTGGGGGCATGCCGAGGTACAAGTACGTGGCCAACCGCGTTCTGACGTTCTTCCAGAACGTCCTCCTCGGGAAGAAGCTCTCCGAGTATCACACCGGCTATCGCGCCTTCTCGCGCCGGGTGCTCGAGACGCTCCCGCTCCTCGAGAACTCCGACGACTTCGTGTTCGACAACCAGATGCTGGCCCAGATCGCCTACTTCGGCTTCAGCATCGGCGAGGTGTCGTGTCCGGCCAAGTACTTCGCCGAGGCGTCGTCGATCGACTTCCGCCGCAGCACGATCTACGGCATCGGGGTCCTGCGCACGTCGCTGCAGTTCCGTCTCGCGAAGTGCGGCATGGGGCGCGCGCGCATCTTCGCTCCCGACGGGGCGCGGTTGGCGCCGCGCATGCCCGCTCCTTCGACGGCGGCGCGTGACTGA
- a CDS encoding SDR family oxidoreductase produces MRTLIVGASGLVGGALRAELPEAAGTHFRNAVPGLVPLDITDAAGVDALVDRLRPELILLPAAEPAVDRCETEAAESERVNVRGTGNVARAAARVGARMVYFSSDYVFDGAAGPYEVDAAPHPINAYGRHKLAAEELVRATVADHLIVRVCGVYGYQPEGKNFVMALARLGAAKQPMRVPSDQWGTPTYAPNLAAAVRELAASGHRGIVHPVGPDYLTRIDFARLAAEVLGLDDAFLVPVTTPELRQPAARPLRAGVDNRSTQLLLRATRLVGAREGLGLMRRRLEAAAAS; encoded by the coding sequence GTGCGGACGCTGATCGTCGGCGCCTCCGGGCTCGTCGGCGGCGCGCTCCGCGCCGAGCTTCCCGAGGCGGCGGGCACCCATTTCCGGAACGCCGTACCCGGACTCGTGCCGCTCGACATCACGGACGCGGCGGGGGTCGATGCCCTCGTCGACCGGCTCCGGCCGGAGCTGATCCTGCTGCCGGCCGCCGAGCCCGCCGTCGACCGCTGCGAGACCGAGGCGGCGGAGTCGGAGCGGGTGAACGTCCGCGGCACGGGCAACGTGGCGCGGGCGGCGGCGCGGGTCGGCGCCCGCATGGTCTACTTCTCGAGCGACTACGTGTTCGACGGCGCCGCCGGCCCCTACGAGGTCGACGCCGCGCCGCACCCGATCAACGCCTACGGCCGCCACAAGCTCGCCGCCGAGGAGCTCGTGCGCGCGACGGTCGCCGACCACCTGATCGTCCGGGTGTGCGGCGTCTACGGCTACCAGCCGGAAGGCAAGAACTTCGTGATGGCGCTCGCGCGCCTCGGCGCCGCGAAGCAGCCGATGCGGGTGCCAAGCGACCAATGGGGAACCCCGACCTACGCCCCGAACCTGGCCGCCGCCGTACGCGAGCTCGCCGCGTCCGGTCACCGCGGCATCGTGCATCCGGTCGGCCCCGACTATCTGACCCGCATCGACTTCGCGCGCCTCGCGGCCGAGGTGCTGGGCCTCGACGACGCGTTCCTCGTGCCGGTGACGACGCCCGAGCTACGCCAGCCCGCGGCCCGGCCGCTGCGCGCGGGGGTCGACAATCGCTCCACGCAGTTGCTCCTGCGCGCGACGCGCCTCGTCGGTGCCCGCGAGGGCCTCGGCCTCATGCGCCGCCGCCTCGAAGCCGCTGCCGCGTCGTGA